Proteins from a genomic interval of Armatimonadota bacterium:
- a CDS encoding ThiF family adenylyltransferase has product MEAEIRLRGSQYEELGRLLLTRRDVESKGFVLCGRAEGKRRTLLLGREVVPVPETAYAERSRTRVVTSEAFVGEILDRCEAEGLSLLEAHSHPWTEAPRFSGIDDASDTRKFRATKEIPPPFRHATAVFGRDLGFEARIYDPSRRRAIPVGALTVLEAPLRFRRPSGAPQGSLSARQAAVFERQVRAFGEVGQAILGGLAVAVVGGGGLGSQIVQGLGLLGVGRLLLIDPDRLEASNANRQVLVTARQVRAGEGKVRALSRGLEALCPAVGGVAMEGDVRERACWAHLLDADIVVGAVDSHAVRHFVNALCACALLPFVDAGVGVRAEGGRIAAAGGQVRTVVPGVTPCLACLDKEAAERSLEEQTAEQHALSERAGYIRGERIPAPQVAFLNGVVASALVWEVVKLATGCLPTAPYVYYDLTQPAMWAVEEGERRDDCLVCSPAGLLGSGTDGILGLGTRGNGSPPPLPGRGGKETVDGYGRDT; this is encoded by the coding sequence ATGGAAGCTGAGATCAGGCTCCGCGGGAGCCAGTACGAAGAGCTGGGGCGCCTCCTGCTCACGCGCCGGGACGTGGAGAGCAAGGGGTTCGTCCTCTGCGGCCGGGCGGAGGGGAAGCGGCGCACCCTTCTCCTGGGGCGGGAGGTGGTGCCGGTGCCAGAGACGGCCTACGCCGAGCGATCGCGGACACGGGTGGTTACCAGTGAGGCGTTCGTCGGGGAGATCCTCGACCGCTGCGAGGCGGAGGGCCTGTCGCTCCTGGAGGCGCACAGCCACCCCTGGACGGAGGCGCCGCGTTTCTCCGGGATCGACGACGCCAGCGATACCCGCAAGTTCCGTGCGACGAAGGAGATCCCGCCCCCGTTCCGGCACGCGACGGCGGTCTTCGGCCGAGACCTGGGCTTCGAGGCCCGGATCTATGACCCCTCGAGGCGGCGGGCCATTCCGGTCGGCGCCCTGACCGTCCTGGAGGCGCCGCTTCGATTCCGGCGTCCGTCGGGAGCGCCTCAGGGATCGCTCTCCGCCCGGCAGGCGGCGGTCTTCGAGCGGCAGGTGCGGGCCTTCGGAGAGGTGGGCCAGGCGATTCTCGGCGGCCTCGCCGTCGCAGTGGTCGGGGGCGGAGGTCTGGGCAGCCAGATCGTCCAGGGGCTGGGCCTCCTGGGCGTCGGGCGCCTCCTTCTCATCGATCCGGACCGGTTGGAAGCGAGCAACGCCAACCGTCAAGTCCTCGTAACGGCGCGCCAGGTACGGGCGGGCGAGGGCAAAGTGCGGGCCTTAAGCCGGGGACTTGAGGCGCTCTGCCCCGCCGTCGGAGGGGTGGCGATGGAAGGCGACGTCAGAGAGAGAGCGTGCTGGGCGCATCTCCTGGACGCAGACATCGTGGTCGGGGCGGTGGACTCCCACGCCGTGCGCCACTTCGTAAACGCCCTCTGCGCCTGCGCCCTCCTTCCCTTCGTGGACGCCGGGGTCGGTGTACGGGCGGAGGGCGGGCGAATCGCCGCGGCCGGCGGCCAGGTCCGCACGGTCGTGCCGGGCGTGACTCCCTGCCTGGCATGCCTCGACAAGGAGGCGGCCGAGCGGAGCCTTGAGGAGCAAACGGCGGAGCAGCACGCGCTCTCGGAGCGGGCCGGCTACATCCGGGGGGAGCGTATTCCCGCCCCCCAGGTCGCGTTCCTGAACGGCGTCGTGGCAAGCGCCCTCGTCTGGGAGGTTGTCAAGCTCGCGACCGGATGCTTGCCGACGGCCCCATACGTCTACTACGACCTGACGCAGCCGGCGATGTGGGCCGTCGAGGAAGGCGAGCGGCGCGACGATTGCCTGGTATGCAGTCCGGCCGGCCTCCTGGGATCAGGAACGGACGGGATATTGGGACTGGGAACGAGAGGAAACGGATCGCCGCCACCCTTACCGGGGCGCGGCGGAAAGGAGACGGTGGATGGCTATGGCCGAGATACCTAA
- a CDS encoding E2/UBC family protein, whose product MMDNDWRIRRIRREAALAAAAFSETKTVDVDPDGGTWVVLRDMPLPAGYNRAVTDVLFQLPGSYPRTPPDWFFCDPGLRCRGRRPGHYFEVRSGRSAPTLRGWAACSLHLRSWRPSDDPLRGNSLLSLCSLAADAFARWRR is encoded by the coding sequence ATGATGGACAACGATTGGCGCATCCGGCGCATCCGGCGCGAGGCGGCCCTCGCGGCCGCTGCCTTCTCGGAAACCAAGACCGTTGATGTTGATCCGGACGGCGGGACCTGGGTGGTACTGCGCGACATGCCGCTCCCGGCCGGGTACAACCGTGCGGTGACGGACGTGCTGTTCCAACTGCCGGGCTCGTACCCGCGGACGCCGCCGGACTGGTTCTTCTGCGACCCCGGCCTGCGCTGCCGGGGCCGCAGGCCGGGCCACTACTTCGAGGTCCGGTCCGGCCGCTCCGCGCCGACCCTCAGGGGGTGGGCGGCCTGCAGCCTGCACCTGCGGAGCTGGCGGCCGAGCGACGACCCCCTGCGCGGCAACTCCCTTCTCTCGCTCTGCAGCCTGGCGGCGGACGCCTTCGCCCGCTGGCGGCGCTAG
- a CDS encoding replication-relaxation family protein gives MPEANSSKPKPRSRFERERRGGMVLTERDGALLADLFLHRAMSRGQVEARHFGSVKRANARLRLLFDHGFVLRSYPGEAPYGAQAVYSIAMKAAPLVADRLGMSADNVRQLTRKSPTPRFRDHALAVVDFALRLDAKARGSGLELVRWVPEILCRHEYEVRQAGGGPWRRQIFRPDGSFRLAQGERFRDAFLEMDLGHTGERQFQDKLAGFATFVDAGVYGDAYGGEEPALLVQTTGARRLAHLAAISRRFPRHRVLLATTAEIAAQGPLAPVWHTHDGKVTEIWPAQARGPPR, from the coding sequence ATGCCAGAAGCGAACTCTTCGAAGCCTAAGCCGCGCAGCCGATTCGAGCGGGAGCGGCGCGGCGGCATGGTTCTGACGGAACGGGACGGCGCGCTTCTGGCCGACCTCTTCCTGCACAGGGCGATGAGCCGCGGCCAGGTGGAGGCGCGCCACTTCGGGTCTGTGAAGCGGGCGAACGCCCGCCTGCGCCTTCTCTTCGACCACGGCTTCGTGCTGCGCTCCTACCCCGGCGAGGCCCCCTATGGGGCTCAGGCGGTCTACTCAATCGCGATGAAGGCTGCCCCGTTGGTGGCGGACCGCCTCGGCATGTCGGCCGACAACGTCCGCCAACTCACTCGGAAGTCTCCCACACCGCGCTTCCGCGACCACGCCCTGGCGGTGGTCGACTTCGCGCTCAGGCTCGATGCGAAGGCGAGGGGCAGCGGCCTTGAGCTCGTGCGCTGGGTCCCCGAGATCCTCTGCCGGCACGAGTACGAGGTCCGGCAGGCGGGCGGAGGACCCTGGCGGCGCCAGATCTTCCGCCCCGACGGATCCTTCCGTCTAGCCCAAGGGGAGAGGTTCCGGGACGCCTTCCTGGAGATGGACCTCGGGCACACGGGCGAGCGCCAGTTCCAGGACAAGCTGGCGGGCTTCGCGACCTTCGTCGACGCCGGAGTCTACGGAGACGCCTACGGCGGGGAGGAACCGGCGCTTCTGGTCCAAACGACCGGTGCCCGCCGCCTCGCCCACCTCGCGGCGATCAGTCGGCGCTTTCCCCGCCACCGGGTGCTCCTGGCCACCACCGCGGAAATCGCCGCCCAAGGCCCCCTCGCCCCGGTGTGGCATACCCACGACGGAAAAGTGACGGAGATATGGCCGGCGCAGGCACGGGGGCCGCCCAGGTAG